ttttatttttgaACCTCTAATTTCCTCACGAAACCTGTCTCGCGCCTCTCGCGCCTCTCGACTACTCGAGCACGGATTTCCAACACCCGCTCACAAACTTCCCCCCAGCTAAACAACATCATGCCCTCTTAACTGTTCGTTTAAAAAATTACCAAAACAAATATGGACATAATGGCCACGGAAGACAAGAAACAACCACTCTCTTATTCCGCTGCTCCCCCCCCGCCGTCCATGCATCGCATGCCTCATCCCATGGAGGCGTCGCATGCCCCGCCGCCTCCTCcctctgctgctgccgcggcGGCGGCTCATGGTCTCTATCATGAACCATGGCGCACAGCTCCTCCCGCATATCCCCCTCCTACCTTTGATGACCGTCGTGCTTCAAATCCTCCCCAGCCTCCGCTTCCGCCGCCTCACGCGTATCCCGTTATACCCAACCGAGAATTGCCGCAATTACCGCCCGACGGCCCGTATGGACGGCCCAACAGTCTCCCTGGTCCGGTCACCACGCCTCCCGATGCTCATGGGCCACCGCAACCGCCCCCGAACTATCGCTTGAACGGTGCTCCTCCCCATGAGCCTCCGCCGCACTCCGCTCCACCTGATTATCGCGCACGTTTGCCATATCCGCCGCCAGAGCAACCTCAAAATGGCGAGCCGGTGCCAGCGCATTCGATACCTCCCGCGCAATATCCAACCCCGGTCCCGGCACCGATCCCACAGACACCGACTCCGTTTGATCCACCTTACTACCAAAGTCAAGCTTATGGGATGCGTCAACGAAAGGCTGCGCGTGCACAACAGGTACGAGCCTTTTATCTTACGGTGGACGCGTCTTGACTGACTATGACAGGCCTGTGATCAATGTCGAGCGAGGAAAGCCAAATGCGATGAAGGTCGGCCATCGTGTAGTCATTGCAAAGAAAACAATCTCCCCTGTGTTTACAAGGAGGTTCCACCACACAAGTATGTAATAACCAACATTCTGAGCCTGCAACCATACTAATCCAGAGAAGACAAGAAAAAGCGACCCAGCTTCTTTTGGATCGGATGCAACAGTTGGAGGATCGATTGGAAGAACGCATGACCCAGCTACAGTCCATTCAAGTTGAACAAGGCTCCCAGCTGAGTCGAATTCTCGCAGCAGAAGCCAAGATGAAGGAGGCTCGCGTGGTATCCACCAAAGAACCCGTTCGACCCACGTCGCAAAAGCAAGCCGCTGAACCGATATTGAAGCCCGACATGCCGGATGTTCTGCGCGAGCAGGAGAGCAAGGAGGAAAGTACCTCGTTCGTTGTGGGCCAGAAAATCGACGCCGCTGAGAATGTCGAGGACGGTCTCAAGGATGACGACGACGGAGAACTGTCTATCCCCGTCGAGCACACTACCGCCGCACACAAGCTTCTCATGTGGCCCTCAATCAAAAGTCTTTTGTTCCCCAGAGAGTACGATGAGGATTATGTCATGAAACTCGAGGAGGGCCGCGGTCTGATCCGGGTTTATGGTCGTGGCGAAGGTGATGATACGAGTGAAGAATCTGTTTTGCCAAACCTTTCCTACATGGCGTCCAGCACCATCCCCAACTGGGACGAACCGCCTCATTCCAACAATGGATCTCCTAGCGGTGGCTGGACCGCGAGCGGAGCCGCTGCGGCTCCTGCCGCGCCATCGTCCTCATCTTCACCATTGAAGCCGCTCGAACATGGAATTGAAGAGTCCGGTGTTTTTACCACCGACGCGGACACCGTCCGTCGTTTACACCTGAGTTACATGGACAATCTGCACAAGCTGCACCCATTCCTCGACCAGAACGATCTTGAGAAGAAGCTCGAGTGGTTTATCCGGGTCTATTGCCCGCCGGGGCCATCGAATCCGGGCATTCCCGCAGAGTATCCCCGGGGGGCCAAGCGTAAGCGCTCCTGTGATACGTTGCACGGTGTTGCATGCGACGTGCCGTCCCCCGCCACGGTCAAGGCGGATCGAGCCTCCCCGCGGCGCATTGAGCAGTCAGTTGACAATGCCGTCATTCTCCTCGTGATTGCATTGGGTAGTATCTGTGAATGGAAGGAGCTCCCCGTCCCGGGGTCGGTCACTGACAACCCCCCGGATTATCGCAAGGAGCAAATCCCGGGCCCGTCACTGAACCGAAGCCTTCTTTCTCCAGCTGCGTCAGATTCGGCCCTTCCGATTTCCAATAGCTTTTACGCGCCGACAAGTAGCCAGCCTTTCAATTCTCCGTCGGTTGTGGACGGTCGACGAAGTATCGGCGCTCAGTCGTCCAACCGGGAGGGTCCAGACAACCGACATCTGAGAAATATGGATGTCATCCCCGGGTTGGCCTACTATGGATATGCCACTCAGATCCTGGGTGCTCTCCAAGGGGCAAATGGATTGCCCCATGTGCAAGCCGCGTTGCTTGCTGGTCTTTACGCCGGTCAATTAGCCCATCCATTCCAGAGTCATGGGTGGATTTACCAGGCTGCTCGAGCCTGTCAGGTGTTGGTTCGATCGAAGCGTTATGAACAAATGAGCGATGGCCCTCTCAAAGATCTAGTCGATTTTGCGTACTGGACTTGTCTGCAGCTGGAGAGTGACATCTTGGCTGAGCTTGACCTCCCGGCTAGTGGGATTTCCCGTCTCGAAGGACGAATTTCCTTGCCTAAAGGCCGATTCACTCTTTCGCTTCCTAATGAGATCTGTGCGCCCAgcacgatgatgatgttctTCTACTCGGCTCAGATTCATCTTCGGAAGGTATTGAACAGGGTCCACACGGACCTGTACAAGGTTGAGAGTAAGTCTCGCAGTACCCGCGTATCCATGTTTTTACTAATGATGTCCAGAGCAAGGTCAGACCCGTTGGTCGTCGAACGTGCAGGAAATCCTGAGCATGAACCTGCAATTATGGCGGAGTAGTCTTCCCGAGGTGATGCGATGGAGGGACGGCGATCCACCATCGAAGGATATCAACGTCGCCCGGATGCGTGCCAAGTACTACGGTGCCCGCTATATTATCCATCGGCCACTGCTTTACCATGCCCTGCACTTTGCTGGACGAGCAACATCGGTTGACTCTCCCGGGGCTGCTCCAGCCATGTCTGGCTCGCGATCTCAACAGATGTCACCTTCGATGGCTTCCGGCCAGCGCTCGACTAATATGGGTCGACTTCCAAGTGACATGGGCTCAGCGCCAGTTCAACGCGCTCCCGGAACTACTCCTGGATGGGGATATACCTCGGGATACACCTACCGGGATCTTCCTACCAAGCTTCGACGGGCCTGCAAGGTCTGCATCGACTCTGCTATTTTGAGTACAGAAGCGTTTGATGGTATTGAGGGTCGTCCTGTGGTGACCAACATCTTTGGAACGGCTCATGCGTATGTTACAACTGCCTTGAGAGAATCGAATCTGAAGCTAACTGGTTATAGACAATTTGGTAACATGTTGGTGCTCTCTGCCACATACATGTCCAACCTCTCCGAACTGGTGGACCGACATATCCTTGAGCGACTCCTCCGGCGTA
This sequence is a window from Aspergillus chevalieri M1 DNA, chromosome 5, nearly complete sequence. Protein-coding genes within it:
- the clcA gene encoding putative C6 finger domain protein (COG:S;~EggNog:ENOG410PK6N;~InterPro:IPR036864,IPR001138;~PFAM:PF00172;~go_function: GO:0000981 - DNA-binding transcription factor activity, RNA polymerase II-specific [Evidence IEA];~go_function: GO:0008270 - zinc ion binding [Evidence IEA];~go_process: GO:0006355 - regulation of transcription, DNA-templated [Evidence IEA]), with translation MDIMATEDKKQPLSYSAAPPPPSMHRMPHPMEASHAPPPPPSAAAAAAAHGLYHEPWRTAPPAYPPPTFDDRRASNPPQPPLPPPHAYPVIPNRELPQLPPDGPYGRPNSLPGPVTTPPDAHGPPQPPPNYRLNGAPPHEPPPHSAPPDYRARLPYPPPEQPQNGEPVPAHSIPPAQYPTPVPAPIPQTPTPFDPPYYQSQAYGMRQRKAARAQQACDQCRARKAKCDEGRPSCSHCKENNLPCVYKEVPPHKQEKATQLLLDRMQQLEDRLEERMTQLQSIQVEQGSQLSRILAAEAKMKEARVVSTKEPVRPTSQKQAAEPILKPDMPDVLREQESKEESTSFVVGQKIDAAENVEDGLKDDDDGELSIPVEHTTAAHKLLMWPSIKSLLFPREYDEDYVMKLEEGRGLIRVYGRGEGDDTSEESVLPNLSYMASSTIPNWDEPPHSNNGSPSGGWTASGAAAAPAAPSSSSSPLKPLEHGIEESGVFTTDADTVRRLHLSYMDNLHKLHPFLDQNDLEKKLEWFIRVYCPPGPSNPGIPAEYPRGAKRKRSCDTLHGVACDVPSPATVKADRASPRRIEQSVDNAVILLVIALGSICEWKELPVPGSVTDNPPDYRKEQIPGPSLNRSLLSPAASDSALPISNSFYAPTSSQPFNSPSVVDGRRSIGAQSSNREGPDNRHLRNMDVIPGLAYYGYATQILGALQGANGLPHVQAALLAGLYAGQLAHPFQSHGWIYQAARACQVLVRSKRYEQMSDGPLKDLVDFAYWTCLQLESDILAELDLPASGISRLEGRISLPKGRFTLSLPNEICAPSTMMMFFYSAQIHLRKVLNRVHTDLYKVEKQGQTRWSSNVQEILSMNLQLWRSSLPEVMRWRDGDPPSKDINVARMRAKYYGARYIIHRPLLYHALHFAGRATSVDSPGAAPAMSGSRSQQMSPSMASGQRSTNMGRLPSDMGSAPVQRAPGTTPGWGYTSGYTYRDLPTKLRRACKVCIDSAILSTEAFDGIEGRPVVTNIFGTAHAYVTTALRESNLKLTGYRQFGNMLVLSATYMSNLSELVDRHILERLLRRTIRFLLQSRYISPSLRADAKILTEIYEKIFSESPGSFTT